A window from Chryseobacterium vaccae encodes these proteins:
- the mtaB gene encoding tRNA (N(6)-L-threonylcarbamoyladenosine(37)-C(2))-methylthiotransferase MtaB encodes MSTFHRTAAFHTLGCKLNFAETSTIARQLTDAGYDKVSFDERADIYVINTCSVTENADRECKLHVKRAMKANPEGLVVIVGCYAQLKPEEISQIEGVDLVLGAKEKFNILSYLDDLEKTDHDGIVHSCEIEETDFFIGSYSIGDRTRAFLKVQDGCDYKCTYCTIPLARGISRSDTIENVLKNAKEIAGRNIKEIVLTGVNIGDYGKGEFGNKKHEHTFLDLISELDKVEGIERIRISSIEPNLLKNESIELVSKSRSFVPHFHIPLQSGSDDLLKKMKRRYLTKLYRDRISKIREVMPDAAVGVDVIVGFPGETEEKFMETYNFLNELPITYLHVFTYSERENTEAAGMDGVVPVAERKKRNKMLRILSEKKKMAFYQTQLGKTLPVLWEHENKDGKMFGFTENYVRVQKDFDQASVNQIEFLNLEKILSDGTVSVQSSYESFLAKA; translated from the coding sequence ATGTCTACTTTTCACAGAACTGCCGCATTTCATACACTGGGCTGCAAATTAAACTTTGCGGAAACATCTACTATTGCCCGTCAATTAACAGATGCAGGTTATGATAAGGTAAGCTTTGATGAAAGAGCAGATATCTATGTCATCAATACCTGTTCAGTAACTGAAAATGCAGACCGCGAATGTAAGCTTCATGTGAAAAGAGCCATGAAGGCCAATCCGGAAGGGCTTGTAGTCATTGTAGGATGTTACGCACAATTAAAACCTGAAGAAATTTCGCAGATTGAAGGAGTAGATCTTGTTTTAGGAGCTAAAGAGAAATTCAATATCTTAAGCTATCTTGATGACCTTGAAAAAACCGATCACGATGGCATTGTTCATTCATGCGAAATTGAAGAAACCGATTTCTTCATCGGAAGTTATTCTATCGGTGACAGAACCAGAGCTTTTCTAAAAGTTCAGGATGGCTGTGACTACAAGTGTACCTATTGTACCATTCCATTGGCTAGAGGGATTTCCCGTTCAGATACTATCGAGAATGTTCTTAAAAATGCAAAAGAAATTGCAGGAAGGAATATCAAAGAAATTGTTCTTACCGGAGTAAACATTGGTGATTACGGTAAAGGTGAATTCGGAAATAAGAAACATGAGCATACTTTCCTGGATCTGATCTCGGAACTGGATAAAGTAGAAGGCATTGAAAGAATCCGTATATCTTCCATTGAACCGAATCTGTTAAAAAACGAAAGCATCGAACTGGTTTCTAAAAGCAGAAGCTTTGTTCCGCATTTCCATATTCCCCTGCAATCCGGAAGCGACGATCTTTTGAAAAAAATGAAACGCCGTTACCTGACTAAATTGTACAGAGACAGAATCAGCAAGATCCGTGAGGTAATGCCTGATGCAGCTGTTGGTGTAGATGTTATTGTAGGCTTTCCCGGAGAGACAGAAGAAAAATTCATGGAGACTTATAACTTCCTGAATGAACTTCCTATTACCTATCTTCACGTATTTACTTATTCTGAAAGAGAAAATACAGAAGCGGCAGGTATGGACGGCGTTGTACCTGTAGCCGAAAGAAAAAAACGAAATAAAATGCTGAGAATACTTTCTGAAAAGAAGAAAATGGCATTTTACCAGACCCAGCTTGGAAAAACGCTTCCTGTACTTTGGGAGCACGAAAATAAAGACGGAAAAATGTTTGGCTTCACAGAAAACTATGTGAGAGTCCAGAAAGACTTTGACCAGGCATCCGTAAATCAAATCGAATTTTTGAATTTAGAAAAAATCCTGTCAGATGGCACGGTTTCTGTGCAATCTTCCTACGAAAGTTTTTTAGCAAAAGCGTAG
- a CDS encoding FMN-binding glutamate synthase family protein gives MRDKFLSWGIVLVTATWIVALLIRAHYWIPILLSAIYALGVYNAYQSKHAILRNFPVLGYFRYFFESISPEMQQYFIERETDGKPFPRNQRSAVYRRAKNLSDTVAFGTQLEVNHRKYEGIKHSIYAKSPSEELPRVWVGGEQCTQPYHASLFNISAMSFGALSDRAQISLNRGAKKGNFYHNTGEGGISPYHLEGGDLCWQIGTGYFGCRDEEGKFNAELFTKYSTLPNVKMIEIKLSQGAKPGHGGVLPGVKNTPEIAKIRHVTPGMTVISPPSHSAFSDAAGLLRFVQHLRELSGGKPVGFKLCIGDTREFEDICVQMNVLKIYPDFITIDGAEGGTGAAPPEFSDGVGMPLEPALIFVNRTLNNYNVRNKVRVIASGKVLTSLDILRAVAMGADMCNNARGFMFSLGCIQALRCNSNNCPTGVATQDKMLIKGLDVTDKSERVYHFHKNTLHTCNELIAAAGRSSYEEVDATMFMRGDEFDHLADLYFPDILGNVKQKARS, from the coding sequence ATGAGAGATAAGTTTTTATCTTGGGGAATTGTATTAGTAACCGCTACGTGGATTGTAGCGTTACTGATCAGAGCGCATTACTGGATACCGATCCTGCTGTCCGCCATCTATGCATTGGGTGTTTACAATGCTTACCAGTCAAAACATGCTATTTTGAGGAACTTCCCGGTATTGGGTTACTTCAGATACTTTTTTGAAAGTATTTCACCCGAAATGCAGCAGTATTTCATCGAAAGGGAGACAGACGGGAAGCCATTTCCCCGAAACCAGCGCTCTGCAGTATACAGACGTGCCAAAAATCTGAGCGATACCGTTGCTTTTGGGACGCAGTTAGAAGTGAACCATAGAAAATATGAAGGGATCAAGCATTCTATTTATGCCAAATCACCATCCGAAGAACTTCCAAGAGTTTGGGTAGGAGGAGAACAGTGTACGCAGCCTTACCATGCATCTTTATTCAATATTTCTGCCATGAGTTTTGGAGCATTAAGTGACAGAGCGCAGATTTCTTTAAACAGAGGTGCTAAAAAAGGAAATTTCTATCACAATACAGGAGAAGGAGGAATTTCTCCGTATCATCTTGAAGGGGGAGATTTATGCTGGCAGATTGGTACCGGATATTTCGGATGCCGTGATGAAGAAGGAAAATTCAATGCAGAACTATTTACAAAATATTCTACACTTCCCAATGTGAAGATGATTGAAATTAAATTGTCTCAGGGAGCAAAACCAGGTCATGGAGGAGTACTTCCAGGGGTGAAAAATACACCGGAAATTGCAAAAATCCGTCACGTCACACCAGGAATGACTGTTATTTCACCGCCTTCTCATTCTGCTTTTTCAGACGCGGCAGGACTGCTGAGGTTTGTGCAGCATCTCAGAGAGCTTTCAGGAGGTAAGCCGGTAGGTTTTAAATTATGTATTGGAGATACCAGAGAATTTGAAGACATCTGTGTTCAGATGAATGTTCTGAAGATCTACCCTGATTTTATTACCATTGATGGAGCTGAAGGAGGTACAGGAGCAGCACCGCCTGAGTTCTCAGACGGAGTAGGAATGCCTCTGGAACCCGCATTGATTTTCGTTAACAGAACCCTTAATAATTACAATGTAAGAAATAAAGTAAGGGTAATTGCCAGTGGAAAAGTACTGACGAGTCTTGATATTTTAAGAGCTGTGGCTATGGGAGCGGATATGTGTAATAACGCAAGAGGTTTCATGTTCTCTTTAGGATGTATCCAGGCTTTAAGATGTAATTCCAATAACTGCCCGACAGGTGTTGCCACGCAAGATAAAATGCTGATTAAAGGGCTTGATGTAACGGATAAAAGTGAAAGAGTATACCACTTCCATAAAAATACGCTTCACACGTGTAATGAACTGATTGCTGCGGCAGGAAGAAGTTCTTATGAAGAAGTGGATGCAACCATGTTTATGAGAGGAGACGAGTTTGATCATCTGGCAGATCTTTACTTCCCTGATATTTTGGGAAATGTAAAACAGAAAGCAAGATCTTAA
- a CDS encoding RNA-binding S4 domain-containing protein — MRIDKFLWSIRFYKTRSIASEEIKKNRVSMGTSAVKSSKEVKEGDVIKIRKNQIDYKIKVLQIPKSRIGAKLVPLHIQDVTDKEQYELLKMRKMSQDYYRNKGEGRPTKKDRRDMDDYVGNDIDADFTDWDDFFGETGDDTENED; from the coding sequence ATGAGAATAGATAAATTTTTATGGAGTATTCGTTTTTATAAGACGAGAAGTATTGCATCAGAGGAAATTAAAAAGAACAGGGTTTCGATGGGAACGTCTGCTGTAAAATCATCAAAAGAGGTAAAAGAGGGCGATGTAATCAAGATCAGGAAGAATCAGATTGATTATAAAATCAAGGTTCTTCAGATTCCCAAAAGCAGAATTGGGGCCAAGTTGGTTCCGCTTCATATACAGGATGTAACGGATAAAGAACAATATGAACTGCTGAAGATGCGTAAAATGTCACAGGATTATTACAGGAACAAAGGAGAAGGGAGGCCTACTAAAAAAGACAGAAGAGATATGGATGATTATGTCGGAAATGATATTGATGCCGATTTTACAGACTGGGATGACTTTTTTGGTGAAACAGGTGATGATACCGAAAACGAAGATTAA
- a CDS encoding shikimate kinase, with protein MIISLIGYMGCGKSHVSKILSEKINFRLIDLDKEISRRNKLTIPEIFEKKGEIYFRKLEREALEEILATEENVVLSLGGGTPVYYNNMEIINHNSKSIFLKASVATLSERLSKQKEKRPLIANISDEDLPEFIAKHLFERNVFYSKAQFSVVTDSRAPEDIVNEITEKLYL; from the coding sequence ATGATAATTTCACTGATCGGATACATGGGTTGTGGCAAATCTCACGTTTCCAAAATATTAAGCGAAAAAATAAATTTTAGATTAATTGACCTCGATAAAGAGATTTCCAGACGAAATAAATTAACCATTCCAGAAATTTTTGAAAAAAAAGGAGAAATCTATTTTAGAAAGCTGGAAAGAGAGGCCTTGGAAGAGATTTTAGCGACTGAAGAAAATGTGGTTTTAAGCCTGGGCGGAGGAACCCCTGTGTATTATAATAACATGGAGATCATCAACCATAATTCTAAAAGTATATTTTTAAAAGCTTCTGTTGCCACTTTATCAGAAAGACTCTCGAAACAAAAAGAAAAAAGGCCATTAATAGCCAATATTTCTGATGAAGATCTTCCCGAATTCATCGCTAAACATTTATTTGAAAGAAATGTATTTTACAGCAAGGCCCAGTTTAGCGTTGTTACAGACTCCCGGGCCCCTGAAGATATCGTTAATGAAATAACAGAAAAGCTCTATCTCTAG
- the panC gene encoding pantoate--beta-alanine ligase, which translates to MEVIKNRKTLQDFIERQKEMGKRIGFAPTMGALHKGHLSLYEEARKENDLVVSSIFVNPTQFNNAEDLEKYPRDVNRDILILENSGLVDAVYIPEVTDIYPEKTESLHYDFDGLENEMEGKSRPGHFDGVGTVVEELFRQVKPDTAYFGEKDFQQLAIIKKMVEKKQLPVKIKGVPIYRAENGLALSSRNQRLHEDRKEVSKIIYETLKKVNDWFRTVTIPEIKERVTDIFDRQQGMKLEYFLIADEDTLKETDFFYKDRNFRAFIVVVVDGVRLIDNMHLD; encoded by the coding sequence ATGGAAGTTATAAAGAACAGGAAAACCCTTCAGGATTTCATTGAAAGACAGAAAGAAATGGGAAAACGGATAGGCTTCGCCCCTACTATGGGAGCGCTTCATAAAGGCCATCTTTCCTTATATGAAGAAGCCAGAAAAGAAAATGACCTGGTTGTTTCTTCAATTTTTGTAAATCCCACTCAATTTAACAATGCTGAAGATCTTGAAAAATATCCAAGAGACGTTAATAGGGATATTTTAATTCTGGAAAACTCCGGGCTGGTAGATGCAGTGTACATTCCGGAAGTTACGGATATTTATCCTGAGAAAACAGAAAGTCTTCATTATGATTTTGATGGACTGGAAAATGAAATGGAAGGAAAATCAAGACCGGGACATTTTGACGGTGTAGGAACTGTAGTAGAAGAATTATTCAGACAGGTAAAGCCTGATACTGCTTATTTTGGGGAAAAAGATTTCCAGCAGCTGGCCATTATCAAAAAAATGGTTGAGAAAAAACAGCTTCCTGTAAAAATAAAAGGCGTTCCCATTTACAGAGCAGAGAACGGACTGGCATTAAGTTCAAGAAACCAAAGACTCCATGAAGACAGAAAAGAAGTCTCCAAAATCATTTATGAAACGTTAAAGAAAGTAAATGACTGGTTCCGGACTGTTACTATTCCTGAAATTAAAGAAAGGGTAACCGATATTTTCGACCGCCAGCAGGGAATGAAGCTCGAATATTTTCTAATTGCAGATGAAGACACCCTAAAAGAAACTGACTTTTTTTATAAAGACAGAAATTTCAGAGCATTTATCGTAGTTGTTGTAGACGGTGTAAGATTGATTGACAACATGCATCTGGATTAA
- a CDS encoding glycogen/starch synthase produces the protein MPNQKILYITTEMYPYQEDTNMAAVVNKMALKMHNEGNDVRVFMPRFGQISERKFQLHEVIRLSGMNIIINDLDQPLIIKVASLPGERLQVYFIDNEEYFKRKQYYFDDEGTPFEDNDERAIFFARGVIETIKKLNWVPDVIHLNGWMSSFVPIYLKTYYESDTYFKDAKIVLSLYNEKDAALDKNIAEKLTFDNISGLKALDNPTIKSFVIESMNYVNMVVKGDEFLDEDLDQGFNETTTPKSEYVDVDSINQLY, from the coding sequence ATGCCGAATCAAAAAATACTGTACATTACTACAGAGATGTATCCATATCAGGAAGATACAAATATGGCTGCAGTGGTTAATAAAATGGCACTTAAGATGCACAATGAAGGCAATGATGTAAGAGTTTTTATGCCAAGATTTGGACAAATAAGTGAGAGGAAATTCCAACTTCATGAGGTGATCCGCCTTTCAGGAATGAATATTATTATCAATGACCTGGATCAGCCCTTAATTATTAAAGTAGCATCTCTTCCGGGAGAAAGACTTCAGGTCTACTTTATCGATAATGAAGAATACTTCAAAAGAAAACAATATTATTTCGATGATGAAGGGACTCCCTTTGAGGATAATGACGAAAGAGCTATTTTCTTTGCCAGAGGAGTTATTGAAACCATTAAGAAACTGAACTGGGTTCCGGATGTAATTCATCTGAACGGATGGATGTCTTCTTTTGTTCCAATTTATCTTAAAACCTATTACGAATCCGATACTTATTTTAAAGACGCCAAAATTGTGCTTTCCTTGTACAATGAGAAAGATGCCGCTTTGGATAAGAATATCGCTGAAAAACTGACATTCGATAATATTTCCGGGCTAAAAGCGTTAGATAACCCAACGATAAAAAGCTTTGTTATCGAAAGTATGAACTATGTAAATATGGTAGTGAAAGGAGATGAGTTTCTTGATGAAGATCTTGATCAAGGTTTTAATGAAACAACAACTCCAAAATCAGAATACGTAGACGTAGATTCTATAAACCAACTTTATTAA
- a CDS encoding DUF4270 family protein: MTHTVKRTFAMLLLAFFGSALLYNCEPDADSLGEQLFIKDATEGNEKSYPVIAYNIDNKDSLSSDASRLINQINTNGVSPSTAVLGAFSEGQFGMQKASFVSQLRLTQYDFDFGKAPKVDSVVLVIRPANETQYKKDSVDARPAADIDFLVGSETVKASIEKKFYPVVKFGRGKIGSTDVLYHVKVQEVTTFLDANNVALQKSNAAISTGDLLGSTTFNGNYSEVTVSKKSDNTNIFLGGVGMRIPLDKNIFQTKILDKNKKPELLNAANFVRYFKGLRISVDETNGYLFQFSPENTEVIMYYSNETTSGGTTTRAQQTPFKFTLGGARLGHYEYDRSGSAWETAKTAINTQDGDQKLFLQGMGGPSIAVKIPDAKIDELRTLYQKDKAAIINARIRIYTDPTDWANNYTKPQNLTLVTAKPQSSTSSLLIPDGYTSDLTAFGLFKGYDLDKNPAYYEFYVTKTLKDIVEKNTENKMLMINPGNFIKDTESVLAGFKFTTKAFAMDRAVFVGTVANNPNSIQLKVTYGTKK, encoded by the coding sequence ATGACTCATACTGTTAAAAGGACTTTCGCCATGCTTTTACTGGCGTTTTTCGGGAGTGCACTTCTTTATAATTGTGAACCGGACGCAGATTCGCTTGGAGAACAGTTATTTATTAAAGATGCCACGGAAGGAAATGAAAAATCATACCCCGTTATTGCTTACAATATAGATAATAAAGATAGTTTAAGTAGCGATGCCTCAAGACTTATCAACCAGATTAATACCAATGGAGTATCTCCATCTACTGCTGTTTTAGGAGCTTTTTCCGAAGGCCAGTTCGGGATGCAGAAAGCTTCTTTTGTTTCCCAGCTTAGATTAACCCAATACGACTTTGACTTCGGTAAAGCACCAAAAGTAGACTCTGTTGTATTAGTAATAAGGCCGGCAAATGAAACACAATATAAAAAGGACTCTGTAGATGCAAGACCAGCAGCAGATATAGATTTCCTAGTTGGAAGTGAGACTGTAAAGGCTTCCATTGAAAAGAAATTCTATCCGGTTGTAAAATTCGGAAGAGGTAAAATAGGAAGTACAGACGTATTGTATCATGTAAAAGTACAGGAAGTGACTACTTTCTTAGATGCTAATAATGTTGCTTTACAAAAATCCAATGCTGCTATAAGTACCGGAGATTTGTTAGGAAGTACAACATTTAATGGAAATTATAGTGAAGTAACTGTATCTAAAAAGTCAGATAATACCAACATATTTTTAGGAGGTGTCGGGATGAGAATTCCTTTGGATAAAAATATTTTCCAGACCAAAATCCTGGATAAAAATAAAAAACCTGAACTTCTGAACGCAGCTAACTTCGTTAGATATTTTAAAGGGCTTAGAATCTCTGTGGATGAAACCAATGGATATCTTTTCCAGTTTTCTCCTGAAAACACAGAGGTAATCATGTATTACAGCAATGAAACCACATCCGGTGGTACTACAACAAGAGCACAGCAGACGCCATTTAAATTTACTCTTGGAGGAGCACGCCTTGGTCACTATGAATATGACAGATCTGGTAGTGCCTGGGAAACCGCAAAAACGGCTATCAACACACAGGATGGTGATCAAAAACTTTTCCTTCAGGGAATGGGAGGTCCTTCCATTGCTGTTAAAATTCCTGACGCTAAAATTGATGAACTGAGAACTTTATATCAAAAAGACAAAGCAGCCATCATTAATGCAAGAATCAGAATTTATACAGACCCTACAGACTGGGCTAACAATTATACAAAGCCACAAAATCTGACGTTGGTGACTGCTAAACCACAATCTTCAACATCATCACTGCTTATCCCTGACGGATATACTTCAGATCTTACTGCATTTGGATTGTTTAAAGGTTACGATTTAGATAAAAACCCAGCTTATTATGAGTTTTATGTAACCAAAACATTGAAAGATATTGTTGAGAAAAATACCGAAAATAAAATGCTGATGATTAATCCTGGAAATTTTATAAAAGATACAGAAAGTGTATTAGCCGGATTTAAATTTACCACAAAAGCATTTGCGATGGACAGAGCCGTATTTGTAGGTACAGTAGCGAATAATCCAAATAGCATTCAGTTAAAAGTAACTTACGGTACAAAAAAATAA
- the glmS gene encoding glutamine--fructose-6-phosphate transaminase (isomerizing), with the protein MCGIVGYTGFQDAYDIVINGLRRLEYRGYDSAGIVLEDAGRKFEVEKTKGKVDDLVNISAQLKGKAKIGMGHTRWATHGVPSDRNSHPHLSNNGKVAIVHNGIIENYDTIKKMLTEKGFTFKSETDTEVLVNLIQYFMDLNSDMDFPSAVRFALNEVYGAYAITVMHEDYPGVLVVGRLGSPLAIGIGDQEYFIASDASPFVEFTKEAIYLEEGHMATISLENGVDIRTITENSKIEPEIQKLKLSLEQIEKGGYEHFMLKEIFEQPKSVHDTMRGRLLVDEGIIKMAGIWDHVEKFKNANRIIIIACGTSWHAGLIGEYLIEEYARIPVEVEYASEFRYRNPIITDKDVVIAISQSGETADTMAALKLAKEKGAFIYGICNVVDSSIARITDAGSYTHAGPEIGVASTKAFTAQLTILTLIAFKLGKHNGNLGNAEFMSLIAELDAVPKRIEEVLNSTHELVQNIAKDFVEATNFLYLGRGYNYPAALEGALKLKEISYIHAEGYPAAEMKHGPIALIDENMPIVIIAPKKGHYDKIVSNVQEIKARKGKIIAVVNKGDQQVSSMADYVIEVPETSECFSPIVASVPLQLLAYYIAVYRGANVDQPRNLAKSVTVE; encoded by the coding sequence ATGTGCGGAATAGTAGGATATACAGGATTTCAGGATGCGTATGATATTGTGATCAACGGTCTTAGAAGATTAGAATATAGAGGATATGACAGTGCAGGAATCGTTTTGGAAGATGCAGGAAGAAAATTTGAAGTAGAAAAAACGAAAGGAAAGGTAGATGATTTAGTTAACATTTCCGCGCAGTTAAAAGGAAAAGCCAAAATAGGAATGGGGCATACCCGTTGGGCAACTCACGGAGTTCCAAGCGACAGAAATTCCCATCCTCATTTATCAAACAATGGTAAAGTAGCCATCGTTCATAATGGAATCATTGAGAATTATGATACCATTAAAAAAATGCTTACCGAAAAAGGATTTACCTTTAAATCGGAAACAGATACAGAAGTATTGGTCAATCTTATCCAGTATTTTATGGATCTGAATTCGGATATGGATTTTCCTTCAGCAGTAAGATTTGCACTGAATGAAGTATACGGAGCCTATGCGATAACCGTAATGCATGAAGATTATCCGGGAGTACTGGTAGTAGGAAGATTAGGCTCTCCATTGGCTATCGGAATCGGAGACCAGGAGTATTTTATTGCTTCTGATGCTTCTCCTTTTGTAGAATTTACAAAAGAAGCAATCTATCTGGAAGAAGGACATATGGCAACGATCTCTTTAGAAAATGGAGTAGACATAAGAACTATTACAGAGAATTCTAAAATTGAGCCGGAAATCCAAAAGCTTAAGTTAAGCTTAGAGCAAATCGAAAAAGGAGGTTATGAGCACTTTATGCTTAAAGAAATTTTCGAGCAGCCTAAATCTGTACATGATACTATGAGAGGAAGACTTCTTGTAGACGAAGGAATCATCAAAATGGCAGGAATCTGGGATCATGTTGAAAAGTTCAAGAATGCCAACAGAATTATCATCATTGCGTGCGGAACTTCATGGCATGCCGGTCTTATCGGAGAATATCTTATTGAAGAGTACGCAAGAATTCCTGTAGAAGTAGAATATGCTTCAGAATTCAGATATAGAAATCCTATTATTACAGATAAAGACGTTGTTATTGCGATTTCACAATCGGGAGAAACAGCTGATACCATGGCTGCACTAAAGCTGGCTAAAGAAAAAGGAGCATTTATATATGGTATATGTAACGTAGTGGATTCATCCATTGCAAGAATTACAGATGCAGGTTCCTATACGCATGCTGGTCCGGAGATCGGAGTGGCATCTACAAAGGCATTCACAGCACAGCTTACCATTCTTACCCTAATTGCATTTAAATTAGGAAAACATAACGGAAACCTGGGTAATGCTGAATTTATGAGCTTAATCGCTGAATTGGATGCAGTGCCTAAGAGAATTGAAGAAGTTTTGAATTCTACTCACGAACTTGTTCAGAATATAGCAAAAGACTTTGTGGAGGCTACCAATTTCCTTTATTTAGGAAGAGGATACAACTATCCGGCAGCACTGGAAGGAGCTTTGAAGCTAAAAGAAATCTCTTACATTCATGCAGAAGGATATCCGGCCGCAGAAATGAAGCACGGGCCTATTGCTTTGATTGATGAAAATATGCCAATCGTTATTATTGCCCCTAAAAAAGGTCATTATGACAAGATCGTAAGCAATGTTCAGGAAATTAAAGCAAGAAAAGGAAAAATTATTGCTGTTGTGAATAAAGGAGATCAGCAGGTAAGTTCAATGGCGGATTATGTTATTGAAGTTCCTGAGACTTCAGAATGTTTCTCACCAATCGTTGCATCAGTGCCTTTACAGCTGTTAGCATACTATATAGCAGTGTATAGAGGGGCCAATGTAGACCAGCCGAGAAACCTTGCAAAATCAGTAACCGTGGAATAA
- the porK gene encoding T9SS ring complex lipoprotein PorK/GldK, with protein MKRIFLLLLSASVASVSCSGGGSSSVGKPGTKGELIPREKTKSFVAERPYGMVAIPAGSFVAGLAEQDPTNTPEKASLTTVTVSSFFMDEAETTNAEYRVFINYVRDSIARTLLAEAAGEGGEGGRGGRSIGDYAYLAKKEENLTPYQEYLEGQGGREDGSYDASKRLDWKIPLHWTTGKYPDVEYAEVLESMYLPASSRIGNERILDVSKLKYTYQWGDMDAAIADNERGANYLKSSSIAIYPDTTVWVKDFHFAYNEPLFEQYFWHKAYKNYPVVGVTWDQARAYCNFRSKLKTDYNESLKRKKQRPLTFRLPTEIEWEYAARGGMQNATYPWGGPYLMDDRGCYLANFKPKRGNYMEDEKKGTYTYTAPVKKFKKNGFGLFDMAGNVSEWTSSAYNNSSYGFSSTLNPSTKDKIDTKRSVRGGSWKDVGYALMTGARDWERKDSARSYIGFRTVQDIPEAAVKPRRVNR; from the coding sequence ATGAAAAGGATATTTCTTTTATTATTGTCTGCGTCAGTAGCATCGGTATCTTGTTCAGGTGGTGGCAGCTCTTCAGTTGGGAAGCCTGGAACAAAAGGAGAATTGATACCAAGAGAAAAAACGAAATCATTTGTTGCGGAAAGACCATACGGAATGGTCGCAATTCCTGCAGGTTCATTTGTTGCTGGTTTAGCAGAACAGGATCCAACAAATACTCCTGAAAAAGCTTCATTGACTACGGTTACCGTTTCTTCTTTCTTCATGGATGAAGCAGAAACTACCAATGCAGAGTACAGGGTATTTATCAACTATGTAAGAGATTCTATTGCCAGAACACTACTTGCTGAAGCTGCCGGAGAAGGCGGAGAAGGCGGACGTGGAGGGAGGAGCATAGGAGATTATGCATATCTTGCTAAAAAAGAGGAAAATTTAACACCTTATCAAGAATATTTAGAAGGCCAGGGAGGAAGAGAAGATGGAAGCTATGATGCAAGCAAAAGACTAGACTGGAAAATTCCATTGCATTGGACTACAGGGAAGTATCCTGATGTAGAATATGCGGAAGTTTTAGAATCCATGTATCTGCCTGCTTCTTCCAGAATCGGAAACGAAAGAATCCTGGATGTAAGTAAACTTAAATATACCTACCAGTGGGGAGATATGGATGCTGCAATTGCTGATAACGAAAGAGGAGCAAACTACCTGAAGAGTTCAAGCATTGCCATCTATCCTGATACTACAGTGTGGGTAAAAGATTTCCACTTTGCTTATAACGAGCCATTGTTTGAACAGTATTTCTGGCACAAAGCTTATAAAAACTATCCTGTAGTAGGTGTTACATGGGATCAGGCTAGAGCTTACTGTAACTTCAGATCTAAGCTGAAAACAGATTATAACGAAAGTTTAAAAAGAAAAAAACAGAGACCATTGACATTCCGTCTTCCAACCGAAATCGAATGGGAATATGCTGCAAGAGGTGGAATGCAAAATGCTACTTACCCTTGGGGAGGTCCTTATTTAATGGACGACAGAGGTTGCTACCTTGCTAACTTTAAACCTAAGAGAGGTAACTACATGGAGGACGAGAAAAAAGGTACTTATACATATACAGCTCCAGTTAAGAAATTTAAGAAAAATGGGTTTGGGTTATTTGATATGGCTGGAAACGTTTCTGAATGGACTTCGTCTGCTTATAACAACTCTTCTTATGGATTCTCTTCTACTTTAAATCCTTCTACGAAAGATAAAATAGATACAAAAAGATCTGTAAGAGGTGGATCTTGGAAAGACGTTGGCTACGCGCTGATGACAGGTGCAAGAGATTGGGAAAGAAAAGACTCAGCCAGAAGTTATATCGGATTCAGAACTGTACAGGATATTCCTGAAGCAGCTGTTAAACCAAGAAGAGTTAACAGATAA